CAATCAAAGTAAGTCAATGATCAGAATTAGCGCAGGAAAAATGGTTGAGAACAAGGCAGATTTTTAGATCAGTAGTCATTCTACAATCAAAAAATCTAACGCAGTTATCGAACATTTTAACAAGCTAGGATGACCAGTGATTTACTGAGATTGGTATGACACCCGCCAACGCGCCAGAATGATTTCAGCTTCCTGCCAGAACCGCGAATTACTTTCATCTTCCAGACCGAGTGAATGAAAAAGCTGACTGCTCAGATATGCGCCATACAGTTGAAAAACGGCCTGCCAGGCATCTAAATCGGTTTGAAATTCACCCGACTCTTTCCCCTTTTCGACCTGCCGGCACAAATAGTCCATCCACCGGCGCGTCAGGATGTCCAATTCCTGCTGCACCGGATCATCCGTGCTCCGCCCTTCTTTCCAGGCATCGATAAACATACAACGTCCCTGAAAAGAATGATTCCAGTCCAGCCAGCGATCTAACAAATGCCGCAGTTTTTGTTCAACTGACTCAAAGCCCTGTATCCGGGCCGGTTGAATCACACGAAGCGCAAAGTATTCACCTGCATAGCAAAGAACTGAAACCTGCAGATTCTCTTTCGAATTGAAATGCGCAAAAAGCCCGCTTTTCGACATCCCCGACGCTTTAGCTAACTGACCGATCGTCAGACTGTCCAGCCCATCTTTACTGGCCAGATCAAAGGCGGTTGTTAAAATGTGCTCTCGGGTAATGCGGCCTTTACTCATGACGCGTCCTTAAAAATACTGCACACAGTAAAGCACGATCGTTCTATTTCAGACAAGAAAAGAGTGGTCGAACCACGACGCCAACCCAAAATTAGCACCGCTCCTACCGGGACATACACCGTTCCTACCGGGACATTCCTACCGGGACATTCCTACCGGGACAGACACCGTTCCTACCGGGACAGGCACCGCTCCTAGCGGGACAGGCACCGTTCCTACCGGGACAGACACCGCTCCTACCGGGACAGACACCGCTCCTACCGGGACAGACACTGTTCCTACCGGGACAGGCACCGCTCCTACCGGGACAGGCACCGCTCCTACCGGGACAGGCACCGCTCCTACCGGGACAGGCACTGTTCCTACCGGGACAGACACGACAATGACGCGGTTGCTTCGAGCAAACTAGCGTTCAGCGAAATAGAACAAACTGTCCACCTTAATCGGACAGTTCCCTACTTCATGCACCATATCCTCGGCCTGTTTCAGCGAATCATAACTGCAGGGAATGCCATAAATATCCGTGAGTGGGAAATCATTCCCATCCTGATCTTTAAAATTCACACTCCAGCCTGCACTCAGAAAATCGTGCACAAGACGCGCTTCAACTAAGGAGTGCTTCTGATACATTTCACGACATTCAGACAGAACCATAGTGACCCCTCATCTACATCATCACGATTCTTATCAATTTAAATATAGTTAAAATTCGACTGAACCCTGCCAGCAGAAAAACCTGCTGGCACCACGGTGAAACGATGAAACTGATTCAACTCAGATTTCTGGGATCTGCTCTCAAAGTGTCCCTTTTGATTCATTGTTTTTTGTGCGGCTATAGAACATTTCGAGTTTCTCCTATTGAAAATGCTGATGCATCTATGCTCTTATGCACCGGATAAAAATCTTATTAAAACAAGGGTTATACGTGTCTGCTATCTCCATTCACACCACGAAGGACGGTGAAGTGACATTTCCTGCAGGTGAGCAGTTAGTGTCGACGACTGATCTGAAAGGCAATATTACCTATTGCAACCCCTGCTTCTGTCAGGTTGCCGGTTATCAGGAAGCTGAACTCCTGGGTAAACCCCACAATGTGATTCGCCATCAGGATATGCCCAAAGCTGCTTTTGCAGACATGTGGAAACACCTGAAGCTTGGCCATGCATGGCGCGGTGTGGTCAAAAATAG
The Photobacterium sp. GJ3 DNA segment above includes these coding regions:
- a CDS encoding TetR/AcrR family transcriptional regulator; its protein translation is MSKGRITREHILTTAFDLASKDGLDSLTIGQLAKASGMSKSGLFAHFNSKENLQVSVLCYAGEYFALRVIQPARIQGFESVEQKLRHLLDRWLDWNHSFQGRCMFIDAWKEGRSTDDPVQQELDILTRRWMDYLCRQVEKGKESGEFQTDLDAWQAVFQLYGAYLSSQLFHSLGLEDESNSRFWQEAEIILARWRVSYQSQ